One genomic segment of Choristoneura fumiferana chromosome Z, NRCan_CFum_1, whole genome shotgun sequence includes these proteins:
- the LOC141430165 gene encoding LOW QUALITY PROTEIN: transient receptor potential cation channel subfamily V member 5-like (The sequence of the model RefSeq protein was modified relative to this genomic sequence to represent the inferred CDS: inserted 1 base in 1 codon) → MENCTTSINSNEIDPASVELLNDTKPGSSPCARFKSHPKEKEKPTEAPKETDMEGWWEDLTEECRLMNFDSSQAKVRISAELLLWLGALAYIGAALREARFLGLKMFFENLSTVPSRVMFLFSCLLMVALPTLRLWCADEAEDHLAVIIMLTTAPYFLFFCRGFKTVGPFVVMIYRMVMGDLLRFVCIYLVFVMGFSQAYYIIFLSFDNPNTPXGVDDSVSNPMPSPMESIMAMFLMSLTSFSDYYGAFDRTDHEIEAKLLFVVYMIIVAILLVNMLIAMMGNTYQKIAETRNEWQRQWARIVLVVERGVPPAQRLRQLMTYSQPMASGKRALVLRINQKDEDKEEMKEILEMKRTHERIVAKRKQRAAELKGLKGRPPPPPVRNYPIRK, encoded by the exons ATGG AAAACTGCACAACTTCGATAAATTCCAATGAGATAGATCCAGCATCAGTAGAACTTTTGAATGATACCAAACCTGGTAGCAGTCCCTGCGCTCGTTTCAAAAGTCACCCAAAAGAAAAAGAGAAAC CAACTGAAGCGCCCAAGGAAACTGACATGGAGGGGTGGTGGGAGGATCTCACAGAAGAATGCAGGTTAATGAACTTCGACTCGTCGCAGGCTAAA GTCAGAATTTCTGCTGAACTGTTGCTATGGCTGGGGGCGTTAGCTTATATCGGAGCCGCGCTACGAGAAGCAAGATTTCTTggactaaaaatgttttttgagaACTTAAGCACAGTTCCATCCAG GGTGATGTTCCTGTTCTCGTGCCTACTGATGGTGGCTCTGCCCACTCTGCGGCTGTGGTGCGCCGACGAAGCTGAGGACCATTTGGCTGTCATTATAATGCTTACAACTGCACCGTACTTCCTATTCTTTTGCAG AGGATTCAAAACTGTCGGTCCATTCGTTGTGATGATTTATAGAATGGTGATGGGGGACCTGCTGCGGTTCGTTTGCATTTATCTGGTATTTGTAATGGGCTTCTCGCAAG CTTATTACATTATCTTTCTGTCGTTTGATAACCCGAACACAC AGGGCGTGGACGACTCGGTGTCGAACCCCATGCCCTCGCCGATGGAGAGCATCATGGCTATGTTTCTCATGTCCTTGACGTCCTTCTCCGACTACTACGGTGCCTTTGATCGCACTGACCATGAAATAGAGGCAAAG CTTCTCTTCGTAGTGTACATGATAATAGTGGCGATCCTGTTGGTGAACATGTTGATCGCTATGATGGGCAACACGTACCAGAAGATAGCGGAGACGCGCAACGAGTGGCAGCGGCAGTGGGCGCGCATCGTGCTGGTGGTGGAGCGCGGCGTGCCGCCCGCGCAGCGGCTGCGCCAGCTCATGACCTACAGCCAGCCCATGGCCAGCGGCAAGAGGGCGCTGGTCTTGAGGATCAATCAAAAG GATGAGGACAAAGAAGAAATGAAGGAAATTTTGGAAATGAAGCGGACTCATGAACGTATCGTGGCGAAAAGGAAGCAGCGTGCTGCTGAGTTGAAAGGGCTGAAGGGCCGGCCCCCGCCACCGCCAGTCCGCAACTATCCCATTAGAAAATAA